In Streptomyces durocortorensis, a genomic segment contains:
- a CDS encoding alpha/beta hydrolase, which translates to MGISEAADRADTFVPHRFTEQLVDLGEIRMNYVAEGDPSAPALLLIPAQGESWWGYEEAIGLLSSQFQVFAIDLRGQGRTTWTPGRYNLGTWGADVERFIDLVIQRPAIVAGNSSGGIITAYVAAYGKPGLVRGAILEDPPLFASQGAPPYGPGMMQTLGPIFALWAKWLGPQWSIGDWTGMVKAAPEELPAFLHPGIGFMMGDGDPEAGASPTPVQHLKEYDPEWGQAWATDTANAGVDHATMLAQVKTPVLLTHHFHMTDPDTGQLMGAMTDIQAAQARRLLESTGQPVTFTPLDAPHTMHEPMAQQYVDVITDWIKTLA; encoded by the coding sequence ATGGGCATTTCCGAGGCGGCCGACCGCGCCGACACCTTCGTCCCGCACCGTTTCACCGAGCAGCTGGTGGACCTGGGCGAGATCCGCATGAACTACGTCGCCGAGGGCGACCCCAGCGCCCCCGCGCTGCTGCTGATCCCCGCCCAGGGCGAGTCCTGGTGGGGCTATGAGGAAGCGATCGGGCTGCTCAGCTCGCAGTTCCAGGTGTTCGCGATCGACCTGCGCGGCCAGGGACGCACCACCTGGACCCCGGGCCGCTACAACCTGGGCACCTGGGGTGCCGACGTCGAGAGGTTCATCGACCTGGTCATCCAGCGTCCCGCGATCGTGGCCGGGAACTCCTCCGGCGGGATCATCACCGCCTATGTGGCCGCCTACGGCAAGCCCGGCCTGGTCCGCGGCGCGATCCTGGAGGACCCGCCGCTGTTCGCCTCCCAGGGCGCCCCGCCGTACGGGCCCGGGATGATGCAGACGCTCGGGCCGATCTTCGCGCTGTGGGCCAAGTGGCTGGGCCCGCAGTGGTCGATCGGGGACTGGACCGGCATGGTCAAGGCCGCCCCCGAGGAGCTGCCCGCCTTCCTGCACCCGGGCATCGGCTTCATGATGGGCGACGGCGACCCCGAGGCCGGCGCGTCCCCGACCCCGGTGCAGCACCTGAAGGAGTACGACCCCGAATGGGGCCAGGCGTGGGCCACCGACACCGCCAACGCCGGAGTCGATCACGCCACGATGCTCGCCCAGGTGAAGACCCCGGTGCTACTCACCCACCACTTCCACATGACGGACCCCGACACCGGGCAGCTCATGGGCGCGATGACCGACATCCAGGCCGCCCAGGCCCGCCGCCTGCTCGAATCCACCGGCCAGCCGGTCACCTTCACCCCGCTCGACGCGCCGCACACCATGCACGAGCCGATGGCACAGCAGTACGTCGACGTCATCACCGACTGGATCAAGACCCTGGCCTGA
- a CDS encoding GNAT family N-acetyltransferase encodes MSLMNSLRPGIRPRKAMPDETRTVAEALAAGFFDDPVIGWAWTEPERRRRILPDFFELWVAGCMRYDEVYTTDDLAGAALWMPPHVQQAFDDNAEAFAGDVERVAQEFAPAVMELLTLLDDNHPRESHYYLPIMAARPEHQGHGIGSALLTTLLEQCDREALPAYLEATSALNQSLYARHGFRTVRELPLPDGSALRAMWREPEA; translated from the coding sequence ATGTCACTGATGAACTCGCTCCGGCCGGGCATCCGCCCCCGGAAGGCGATGCCGGACGAAACCCGAACCGTCGCGGAAGCGCTCGCGGCAGGATTCTTCGACGACCCGGTGATCGGCTGGGCCTGGACGGAGCCCGAACGGCGTCGGCGGATTCTCCCCGACTTCTTCGAGCTCTGGGTCGCCGGATGCATGCGGTATGACGAGGTCTACACGACCGACGACCTTGCCGGCGCCGCCCTGTGGATGCCGCCGCACGTCCAACAGGCGTTCGACGACAACGCCGAGGCGTTCGCCGGCGACGTCGAACGGGTGGCACAGGAGTTCGCCCCGGCGGTCATGGAACTCCTGACCTTGCTCGACGACAACCATCCGCGCGAATCGCACTACTACCTGCCCATCATGGCCGCACGCCCCGAACACCAGGGCCACGGCATCGGCTCGGCGCTCCTGACCACGCTGCTGGAGCAGTGCGACCGGGAGGCCCTGCCCGCCTACCTGGAAGCGACCAGCGCCCTCAATCAGTCTCTGTACGCCCGCCACGGGTTCCGCACCGTCAGAGAGCTGCCGCTTCCCGATGGTTCGGCCCTCCGTGCCATGTGGCGGGAGCCGGAGGCGTGA
- a CDS encoding OsmC family protein: METKTTTLEETLATWTRDPDRGRSKPTATARVEDGQAAIQAGPFTLRADLPAPLGGTNQAPSPTALLLSALAGCAVAFVYDTLGPQLGVRINGVEATARCAADARGLLGMDGAHPDLGELTVDITVDSPDGAEAVAEVARVWQERCPVYLALQRPTDVTVQFRAS; the protein is encoded by the coding sequence GTGGAAACCAAGACGACCACCCTCGAAGAAACCCTCGCGACCTGGACGCGAGACCCGGACCGGGGCCGCAGCAAGCCGACGGCGACCGCACGCGTGGAGGACGGCCAGGCCGCGATCCAGGCGGGCCCCTTCACTCTGCGCGCCGACCTGCCCGCGCCGCTGGGCGGCACCAACCAGGCGCCCAGCCCGACAGCCCTGCTGCTCAGTGCGCTCGCCGGCTGCGCTGTCGCCTTCGTGTACGACACGCTGGGCCCCCAGCTCGGCGTGCGGATCAACGGCGTGGAGGCGACCGCGCGCTGTGCCGCGGATGCCCGTGGGCTGCTGGGCATGGACGGCGCGCACCCCGACCTCGGCGAGCTGACCGTGGACATCACGGTCGACAGCCCGGACGGCGCGGAGGCCGTCGCCGAAGTCGCCCGCGTCTGGCAGGAGCGCTGCCCCGTCTACCTGGCGCTTCAGCGGCCCACCGACGTCACCGTCCAGTTCCGCGCATCCTGA
- a CDS encoding helix-turn-helix transcriptional regulator: MATEDIVDTVVRRARGVPFYLEELASAVAETGDAAAVPESVTDAVLQRVARLPEAAQAAAQVIAVSRSARFDVLVTAGVQEAGIEELLDAGVLMQCPGSGGGEAAFRHALTGEALYATLPWARRRRLHAALARAMEVRGEAPGLVAGHWEKAHEPTRAGPLLLEAAEAACRVHAYRDAMDTIKRALALWPADAEGRARLRALELLGECAARCGETGEAVRAWEQVAAACRVAGDHAGHARIARCLAGVYELADDWPRALAARYVAAEKYARTGRPAEAAAERLAAASHLHAAGDLTGAMRLVRDAWRDIDAAQIDPTAEVRIRALGTEGLIRTKLGEGALGIELSRQALDLALGSGPDALAADIYYLYADALEQRTSYPAALDAWTDALSFCRTRGMDADAHVCLACLTPALRHTGQWDRALHAGQEVLAQRDAPDVARMVAAGEVGLILANRGTTETARRHLARAAAYAQAHELFGLEIDTGWGLARTDALDGDDDSATIRLRELTARCLTREENHYSVAALRWAATYFARRDLRDDLGACTDALARIAAATGTAEATAALAHALAEAALLEGDAPRAVDRFERALALLEAVALPPETAETQVRAGTALSRAGDRTKAVERLVGAYHTARTLRAGPLASAATRELREIGEDVRRRLGSRAARRTDMIGLTRREGEVLRLVAAGLTNSEIASRLFLSTRTVDMHVRNLLAKLGCHTRTEAVRRAEDLAVLTTRS, translated from the coding sequence GTGGCCACTGAGGACATCGTGGACACCGTTGTACGCCGTGCTCGTGGTGTGCCCTTCTACCTGGAGGAGCTGGCCTCGGCGGTGGCCGAGACAGGGGATGCGGCGGCGGTGCCGGAGTCGGTCACCGATGCCGTGCTTCAGCGCGTGGCTCGACTGCCGGAGGCAGCGCAGGCGGCCGCTCAGGTGATCGCCGTGAGCCGGTCGGCCCGGTTCGACGTACTGGTCACGGCAGGTGTGCAGGAGGCGGGCATCGAGGAGTTGTTGGACGCCGGTGTGCTGATGCAGTGTCCAGGATCGGGAGGGGGCGAGGCGGCCTTCCGTCACGCTTTGACGGGTGAGGCGCTGTACGCGACCCTGCCCTGGGCGCGTCGTCGTCGGCTCCACGCCGCGCTGGCGCGCGCCATGGAGGTTCGCGGTGAAGCGCCCGGGCTCGTTGCGGGGCACTGGGAGAAGGCGCACGAGCCGACGCGTGCTGGTCCGTTGCTGCTGGAGGCCGCCGAGGCCGCGTGCCGTGTCCATGCCTACCGCGACGCCATGGACACGATCAAGCGCGCCCTCGCGCTATGGCCCGCGGACGCGGAGGGCCGGGCCCGGTTGCGTGCGCTCGAACTGCTGGGCGAGTGTGCGGCCCGTTGTGGTGAGACGGGTGAAGCCGTCCGCGCCTGGGAGCAGGTCGCCGCCGCTTGCCGGGTGGCTGGGGACCACGCCGGCCATGCGCGCATCGCACGGTGCCTGGCCGGCGTCTACGAGCTGGCGGACGACTGGCCGCGTGCGCTCGCGGCCCGGTACGTCGCCGCTGAGAAGTACGCCCGGACGGGCCGCCCGGCGGAGGCGGCGGCGGAACGCCTCGCAGCGGCGTCGCACCTGCACGCCGCCGGCGACCTCACCGGGGCGATGCGGCTCGTACGGGACGCTTGGCGGGACATCGACGCCGCGCAGATCGACCCGACGGCCGAGGTCCGTATACGTGCCCTGGGTACAGAGGGACTGATCAGGACCAAGCTCGGCGAGGGGGCGCTCGGCATCGAGCTGTCCCGCCAGGCCCTCGACCTGGCTCTCGGCTCCGGGCCCGACGCGCTGGCCGCCGACATCTACTACCTGTACGCCGACGCGCTCGAACAGCGCACCTCCTATCCCGCGGCGCTGGACGCCTGGACCGACGCACTGTCGTTCTGCCGCACCCGCGGTATGGACGCCGACGCCCATGTATGCCTGGCCTGCCTGACCCCGGCGCTGCGTCACACCGGCCAGTGGGACCGCGCACTCCATGCCGGTCAGGAGGTCCTCGCCCAGCGGGACGCCCCCGACGTCGCGCGCATGGTGGCCGCCGGGGAGGTCGGGCTTATCCTCGCCAACCGGGGAACGACGGAAACGGCACGCCGCCACCTCGCTCGCGCCGCGGCGTACGCGCAGGCCCATGAGCTCTTCGGGCTGGAGATCGACACCGGCTGGGGCCTGGCCCGGACCGATGCGCTCGACGGCGACGACGACAGCGCGACGATCCGACTGCGGGAACTCACCGCCCGCTGCCTGACCCGGGAGGAGAACCACTACTCCGTCGCCGCGCTGCGCTGGGCAGCGACGTACTTCGCCCGCCGCGACCTGCGAGACGACCTCGGTGCCTGCACGGACGCACTGGCCCGCATCGCTGCCGCCACGGGCACCGCGGAGGCCACCGCAGCCCTCGCGCACGCGCTGGCCGAGGCCGCCCTGCTGGAGGGCGACGCCCCCCGGGCCGTCGACCGGTTCGAACGCGCCCTCGCGCTCTTGGAGGCCGTGGCACTGCCACCCGAAACCGCCGAGACACAGGTCAGGGCCGGTACTGCCCTGTCGCGCGCCGGCGACAGGACCAAGGCGGTCGAACGCCTCGTCGGCGCCTACCACACGGCACGCACCCTCCGGGCAGGCCCGCTGGCTTCCGCCGCCACCCGCGAGCTGCGGGAGATCGGCGAGGATGTCCGCCGCCGACTCGGCTCCCGGGCCGCCCGGCGGACCGACATGATCGGCCTCACTCGACGCGAAGGTGAGGTCCTGCGGCTGGTCGCCGCCGGGCTCACCAACAGCGAGATCGCCTCCAGGCTGTTCCTGAGTACCCGGACTGTCGACATGCACGTCCGCAACCTGCTGGCGAAGCTCGGCTGCCACACCCGTACGGAAGCGGTGCGCAGAGCCGAGGACCTCGCCGTCCTCACCACCAGGTCCTGA
- a CDS encoding alpha/beta fold hydrolase, producing MTLTVPGFDHIRLPGAGGVELAAAVGGSGSPVVLLHGFPQTHLMWRHVAERLADGHTVICPDLRGYGASDKPTVTDTDVYAKRTMAADVVTLAAALGHERFALVGHDRGALVAFRAGLDHPESITHLGILDIVPTLDMWNVLHGASAAVGYHLFLMAQPPGLPEAVIANSADVFFGSFLDAWANDPTAMPEDVRAEYLRASAAAVTSIVADFRASAGIDVTHDRADVDAGSQLAMPVTVVQQDWGAQLGYDAAAVWKAWAPDLDHRLTRAGHFMAEEAPGEIAEAIQDLLAR from the coding sequence CCCGGTGCGGGAGGTGTGGAACTGGCCGCCGCTGTCGGCGGCAGCGGCAGCCCGGTTGTGCTGTTGCACGGCTTCCCCCAGACCCACCTGATGTGGCGACACGTCGCCGAGCGGCTCGCCGACGGGCACACGGTGATCTGTCCTGACCTGCGGGGCTACGGCGCCAGCGACAAGCCGACTGTCACCGACACCGACGTGTACGCCAAGCGCACCATGGCCGCAGACGTCGTGACCCTGGCGGCGGCCCTCGGCCACGAGCGCTTCGCCCTCGTCGGCCACGACCGGGGCGCCCTGGTCGCCTTCCGGGCCGGGCTGGACCACCCCGAGAGCATCACGCACCTGGGCATCCTCGACATCGTGCCGACGCTCGACATGTGGAACGTCCTGCACGGCGCCTCGGCGGCAGTCGGCTACCACCTCTTCCTCATGGCGCAGCCGCCAGGCCTGCCGGAGGCGGTGATCGCCAACAGCGCGGACGTGTTCTTCGGCTCGTTCCTCGACGCCTGGGCCAACGACCCGACCGCCATGCCGGAGGATGTCCGTGCCGAGTACCTGCGGGCGAGCGCCGCGGCGGTGACATCGATCGTCGCGGATTTCCGGGCCTCGGCGGGCATCGACGTCACGCACGACCGAGCGGACGTGGACGCCGGGTCGCAACTGGCCATGCCCGTGACGGTCGTCCAGCAGGACTGGGGCGCGCAGCTGGGCTACGACGCGGCCGCGGTGTGGAAGGCCTGGGCGCCGGACCTGGACCACCGGCTGACCCGAGCGGGGCACTTCATGGCCGAGGAGGCACCCGGCGAGATCGCGGAGGCGATCCAGGACCTGCTGGCCCGCTGA